The window AGTATGTGTGCCAAGTGATGCTCCACTTGAAAAAGTTGCGCCTTTGCTTTGTGCTGGCATTACGACATATTCACCTTTGAAATTTAGCCAAATTAAAGCTGGAGATAAAGTTGGCGTAGCTGGCTTTGGTGGGCTTGGTTCTATGGCAGTAAAATATGCTGTAAAAATGGGCGCAGAAGTATATGTTTTTGCAAGAAATGATAAGAAAAAAGAAGAAGCTTTAAAAATGGGCGCAAAGGCTCTTTATACCTCAACAAAGCCAAGTGAGGTAAAAGAACGTTTTGATCTTATCATCTCAACTATACCAACAGCTTATAAGGTAAGTGAATATATCGATCTTTTAAAATACGGCGGCGAACTTGCAATAGTAGGCTTACCACCAGCTGAAGTAATGCCACAAATCAGCATAGATACACTTGTATTTAAGGCTGGTAAAAAAGTGTATGGCTCTTTAATCGGCGGTATGAAAGAAACTCAAGAAATGCTTGATTTTTCTTTGCAGCATAAAATTTATCCAGAAACTGAGATCATCACAGCAGATAAGATAGATGAAGCTTATGACAATCTTACAAGTGGCAAGGCTAAATTCCGCTATGTGATTGATATGAAAAAATCTTTTAGTTAAGATAATTTCATAAAAGTTTTGTTATGAATTTGCAAATACCATTTAATATTTTTAAAATATTTTTTAAATGGTATTTGCTCTTTGATTTGCTTTTAACCGATACAATCCCCTCAAATAGACTTCGCTAAAATGTGTAAATTCCACTCAAAACATTGTCGCAGTCTTGATTATCAAAATGGCTTAATTAACTTTTAAGAAAATAAATAGTATCCTAAACGGCATAACACAAAAACAACCCTACAAAAAAGAAAGGAATTCATTATGGCTAAAAAAATGAAAACTATGGACGGCAACGAAGCAGCCGCATATGCTTCTTATGCTTTTACTGAAGTTGCCGGGATTTATCCTATCACGCCAAGTTCGCCTATGGCCGATCATGTCGATGCTTGGGCAGCAGCTGGGAAAAAGAATCTTTTTGGAACACCGGTTAAAGTTGTAGAAATGCAAAGTGAAGCAGGAGCTGCTGGAACCGTGCATGGCTCGCTTCAAGCTGGAGCACTAACCACTACTTTTACAGCTTCTCAAGGACTTTTGCTTAAAATTCCAAATATGTATAAAATCGCCGGACAACTCCTCCCCTGTGTAATCCATGTCGCAGCACGATCAATTGCTTCTCAAGCCTTGTCTATCTTTGGGGATCATCAAGATGTATATGCAGCTAGACAAACCGGCTTTGCTATGCTTTGCTCGCATTCTGTGCAAGAAACTATGGATTTAGCAGGCTTGGCTCATCTTGCAGCTATCAAAGGTCGTGTGCCATTTATGCACTTTTTTGACGGCTTTAGAACAAGCCATGAAATTCAAAAAATCGAGCTTATGGATTATGCTGATTTTGATCGCTTGCTTGATAAAGACGCGGTGCGTGAATTTAAAAACTCCTGTCTTACACCTGAAAATCCAAAGACAAGAGGAACAGCACAAAATGATGATATTTACTTTCAAACTAGAGAATTATCAAACCGCTTTTATGATGCCTTGCCTGATGTTGTAAATGAATATATGGTCGAGTTTTCAAAGATTACCGGTAGAGAGTATAAACCTTTTGTGTATTATGGTGCGCCTGATGCTGAAAGGATAGTTATTGCTATGGGTTCTGTGACTCAAACTTTAGAGCAAGTTGTGGATTATCTTAACAAAAAAGGCGAAAAAGTAGGGCTTTTAAAAGTCTATCTTTACCGCCCATTTAGCCTAAAATACTTCTTTAATGTTATGCCAAAATCAGTGAAAAAAATCGCTGTTTTAGATCGCACAAAAGAGCCAGGTTCTCTTGGTGAGCCACTTTATCTTGATGTGCGCGCAGCTTTTTATGATAAAGAAAACGCTCCTTTAATCG is drawn from Campylobacter sp. MIT 12-8780 and contains these coding sequences:
- a CDS encoding NAD(P)-dependent alcohol dehydrogenase, producing the protein MQNYISEALSGKRISAKGFAVADKNAKFKPYDFSRHALGEKDILIEILFAGICHSDVHSAKSEWHEGIYPMVPGHEIAGRVIAVGSQVSKFKVGDYAGVGCMVNSCGECEACKKSQEQFCMNGKTTFTYDCKDSFHNNEPTYGGYSNNIVVHEHFAVCVPSDAPLEKVAPLLCAGITTYSPLKFSQIKAGDKVGVAGFGGLGSMAVKYAVKMGAEVYVFARNDKKKEEALKMGAKALYTSTKPSEVKERFDLIISTIPTAYKVSEYIDLLKYGGELAIVGLPPAEVMPQISIDTLVFKAGKKVYGSLIGGMKETQEMLDFSLQHKIYPETEIITADKIDEAYDNLTSGKAKFRYVIDMKKSFS